The Camelina sativa cultivar DH55 chromosome 18, Cs, whole genome shotgun sequence DNA window ATTGCAGATTACACAGATGGGGAATAATGTATTAGAAGCTTGCGTTATTACGGGGGACAGAGTTGGAGACAAAGTTTTGATTCCTAAGATCTTAATTAAACCATCAGATACTAAGCTGCCTTTTAGGATGAGGAGAAGACAGTTTCCATTAGCAGTGGCTTTTGCAATGACAATTAACAAGATTCAAGGACAATCACTAGAAGAAGTGGGTTTGTTTCTTCCTCGACCAGTGTTTTCTCATGGACAGCTATATGTAGCTTTGTCAAGGGTGACATCAAAGAACGGTTTGAAAGTGCTTATCGTTGATAAAGAAGGGGAGCCGCACAAGCAGACAATGAATGTTGTTTACAAGGAAATATTTCAGAATCTACGGAATTAGTTTTTGTTATGAACATCTGTTAACAGATTTTAGAATCCAATAAAACAAAGCTATGTATGATTTTTGAAAGCGAAGTAGGTATCTTTTAAAAACACTGATCTAGGTTTTCATGAATCGTTAagatatatcaatgttttttaaataagataTCAGTAtttaaataagaagaaaatctCACTATAAACTAAAAATTTCGTCACAAATTTTGTCCTTTACTAGGAAAACcaactaaatattttctttctttttttgggttttccaATTATTACTTTCTCACCAAATCTGTTTACTTAAATCGTAAACAGAATATTTTATTCCTGTTGAAATCGCGGTATATCCTGAttaatttgaaacaaattttggaATAAAACCCTATAAAGTTGAAtagtataaatatgtatacagattttaagGTTTTAACTATCaaacacataagcaaaaaaaaagtaaacctcTTCCTCTTTCAGGGAAAAAGTAATATGAAAAACATTCAAGATCCACTTATTCGGGCTTGGTTTGATCTGAATGTTAAGTGTTCAGAGGCTAGATCTTACTTTTGAAGGTGTCCCTCAGTTTTTTTCATGGAATCAGAAGCTGGAACTTTTTGAAAGAAAGCAATTCACAATCGGGAAACGAAGGACAGCAGATATTTTAAGTAACTTCCATGGTAATGTTTGTTTGAAACTCCTTTTCAGGTATTTGAAAGGACCAACAAATGATGAAGATTTGAGAACCTACAACGGTGTGCTCTACGACTCATACAAGGAAACATGTTTGGCCAGAGGTTTATTGGAACAATGTGATGAGGAAGCATCTTGATAACGTgaaatgttttaatattttcattactTTATCTGTTAGAAGTAAGATTTTATTGAACTTAAATTTTTCATAGTTTGATACAATTATCAAACCATCCAGTGGAAGTTTTTTTCgtatttcataaattaataaaccaagATTAGACTGCATAAGTGGGGGTTCGAGAAAACCAACCTTATGAAATGAAGTTACTCCTTTGTACGATGAAGAAAGTTCCCAGCCTTTGTTTTCGGTaattatatgatgttttcagGTCACCTACAAAGATATTATAAAAAGCCACTTAGCTTTTAAATAGGCATAAGCAATCACTTCctgttaatattaatttcccAAGGATCAAAATACTTATCTGATTGTAGTTTATCTTCAACACAATGAAAGAGCCTGATCCAGTAGAAAACATGTCGTAAGTCAATACAATCACAAAATTCAGCAGAACTTGGTTAAAATAGTTATTACCAAGCGGAAGTTATCACCTTCCATCGGTTGCTCGAAAGTTTATGTATCCAGCAGTTGTTTCCTCCGAAAGATGAACAAAACACACATCACAGGTTAAATCAGTGAGCCAATTTCATAAAgtaaaccggaaaaaaaaaatttattcaaacctAGATAAAACCGTAAATGGTATAAATCGTACAAGTAGAGATTATTCAGAAAGATTTGAGAAGCTGCTTACCCAGATGATCGATTGGTTTTTGGAATTATCAAAATCCCTAAACACCTCCCGTCTTAATCGATTAAGTTCAAATCGATTGTCCATCCTTTGTAGCCGTAAGTACCTTATTTACCGTTTTGAAATTATCTTTTTCAATATTGAGATATACCAAATCAATTGACTGTTTCTGAAGATGTAGAACGAAATATGGAAGTTTTATCATCTAAATGACTATGATAAGAGGAACGAATAAGAAGCTGAGAAATGAATTACAACAATGAACAAAGAAGAACAGGTGGGCGTCGTTCCCAATTCTTTTCTCTCATCGTTTCAATtcttttaatcatatatttttcttacaaattttgCATCCCTGCAATATGGTAATAATGAAAAGGCCTAGCCCATTACAAATATACTAATGCAATTCACACGAAATCCATTACATATATGGGtcgtttaaataaaaatttagatggGGACTATAcatttcaaattaaatattatatttacaaaacaaaacaaaatatatgcaCATATGCCAAGTCATGAAATTGTGAAAAAActattatttctaatttttagtATAGAACTAAGATAAACAACCTacttcttaattaaaaaatgtagcAATTAAACTATTCtactaaaagagaaaaaaataacacacaaactgttttagaaataaatattttaaaataaatatactctTACAACAATCAAACTACTACACCTAAAAATCAGTTTAATATGTCAATAAAAATTAACACATTTagatggttaaaaaccataaattgtTTCCAATGCCCCGCGGATTCAAACCTAAATTAACCcgcttatatattatattcgaCATTCACgaacaatacatatataataggTTTTATACATAGTTTTACCGTTAATTGcctaatttataaaacattattaagCTTCGTTCCGCGGTGTATCGCGGGTTCAAACCTAGTTGTACTGAAAAGTAGAGTACCTGAGGTTTAAtctggttttttaaaaatttccaaataattattaaaagagAATCTTTAAGAAATATCCTTTTGGGTGTAGCCTTTTCAGAAcactaaaaaaatttcaaaacactacaaaaaatatCTACATTGATAGCAGAAGAGGATAGATCATTTTAGTAACTGCTATGAAACATagaactttatttttaattactatacaATAGCATTAAAAcaacactaacaaaaaaaatgatcaagGAAGCTAAAATCATTTATTCCACCAATATTTTGAGGAAACAATTACTTAAAGCGCCATATATCTCAGTTCCAAAATTTTAAGTAACATTTTttaggcaaagaaaaaaaaaacatacctctCTCTTTACgacaaaacattttaaaaaaaaaaaatccccaaatctaaACCTATATCGTCTCTTCGACTCTCCCATCGATTCCACCGTGAAGTCTTCACCGCGATCAAATCGGTTGCTCCCAGCTCAAGACTGAAGACGCCAATGGATATAACACAATCGGGACAAGGATCAAGACCGAGATCGGCACTGAGAAAGGGACCGAGAcaggaaagagagaaagaaagacagAGAGCGAGAGCGTGACCATCGTAAAGGAGCGAGAGGAGGAGGCTAAGGCTAGGAAGAAGGCAAGGATTGAGAAAttagttgagagagagagggagaaggaACTCAACACCATTAAAGACCTGTATCTCGGAGGTAAACATTCAGAATTGGTCCTTGTTGCGCTTTGTCGATTTGACTTTAACGAGAAGGAGGTAAACAGTTCATAATTGGGTCCTTGTTTAAGTTTTCTTAAATTGGTGAGTGAGAAAAAATGCATATCTGCTTAAGTGTGGTTAAACATCAGTTTCGTTGTAGTTTAGTTGCTAAAGTAGAAGagattcttttaatttctcctaCTAGGGTTCATATgtaggagcaacaatccttgaACATCTCATGAAATTTGAGGTACTccaaatactttttttgttcttctttgagGATAAACCTGATGTTGAAGTTAATTTAGAAGCTTTAATTTTggatgtttatttatttttcatggaGCTGGGTGTTGATCAACGATTTGTGCATTTGCAGGAGTTGAAGTGAATCCAAGGAAATGTTTTACTCGCATGGCTATCGAAGCAACATGAAACAGAAGACTTCACCATTCCCAGGTCCATAATCTTAttaatttctttgattttacagATTTGTGTGCTGTAATTGTTTTAGGTTCttagatttattattttggttggGAATAAGAGCTTTTGCTATGCTAAGTTTGTGTTCCTTGTCTCTAAAGACTGTATGCGACTTGTTTCCTAATGGGTATCTGCTTTGTACACTCATCTCGGTCTGGCAGAAAGGGTTGTTAGTTCGTTATATAATCAAACAATGCCTTATGTCTATGTTCACGCCATATTAATTATATCTAAGAGTCAAAGATATCTTATAACATTTCTCTGTGGGTGCTTTTAATTATGAAGAGGGGTTTTACGTTCATGTTTCTTATAAGCTTCAAGTATTTCCCCATATAAGTTGCATCTTTAACTGTAGGTTATCCATGCGTTATAAGACTCGCCCTTGTTGTGTTTGGTCAGTTCATTTTCAGTAGTAAgctggtttttaaaaagatggtCTGTGTCTGATATAATATTGTAGTCCTTGCAAAAAATTTGTGAACTGTGCAGAGGCGGTGGTAGAGGAGGGAAAGGCTATGGTAGTGGTGGGGGAgacagaagaagagataaatgTGGTTCAGGGCCAGAAAGAAACCACCATGGGGGAAACCGGTCTCCTCCATatttagagaaagagaaatcaaTGAATCAGCTGTTATGTGTTCTAAGATTTTTTGTGCTAACTCACTCGCCGAGGCTATATTTACTGAAGGTTTCTCTGGAGGATGTGTACCTTGGAACAATGAAGAAGCTTGAACTCACTCAAGATCCTGTACTTGTCAAGTTTGTCTCTATTCTTTGtgatgttagttttattttgtttaagactTGGTGGCACTTTGTTATGTaagatttttttgattaatgtaattttaaggTTATGTACTgtatgttgattattttatgaaatataaaaatataaatctaattaaataaaatttgaaaaaaaaatattacgataataaataaaatagcactaattttgtgatacaataaaatatattataacctTCGATTAGTGCTATGATATAGCTATGGTAGAAGCTCCTAGCATAGCGTGTAAAATGACTTACAACATAGCGTGTAAAatgatttataatattatttttttaaaataagaaaaacgtGATAACAAAGTATTTCGCTATTGCTATAGTAGAAGGCTCTACAATAGCATACATATCCGGCGCTATTGTATGTGTGGTACCTACGATAATAGGGACCTAACATAGCGTTTGTGAAAAAGCTATGAATAACGTATTATAGCGTTTCTCTAATGCTATCAATGtagatatttgttgtagtgaaaATAACCCTTTCATctattcattttcaaaaatacccctttttaaatatgaaaaattataaagttttatatggtTCACAAGGTACTTCTAAATAATAACTACTACCTCTAGACTTAAccaaatatttatgaatttttaaaacattttttaaaaaattacaaggtttttaaaaggtttttaaacagtttttaaaaggtttttaaaaggtatttatattgtatttataaaatatatataaaaaattacagaCATATAAAGGTAATCTGTGTATAAATTTATAAGGTTacacataaattttgaaaatttgtatatttttagtgcctttttttggtaaagtttgaaagagggggtatttttgaaaaatgatattgcaaaagaggtatttttgaaattccccCTTATTAAAAAGTGTGCGGgagacaacttttttttatgtggGTTATAACAACTAATTCagtaataaaatttaacatttatttcttttactGGTATATTTATGtaggtcctaatctagtaaaaTCATAATATGCAGGTCCTAATCTATTATTAAGCATTTAGAGGAactaaataagataaaagtaacaaaagtaGTCAGtaacgtgtttttttttaaagatcctgcttgaaatttgttttttacgacaaaaaatattctaaaaagtaTTCTAAGTAGTCGGTTAAGGCCCGTCTAGGTGTTAGGCGCTCATGTACGCCTAGACGATTGTATTTGTCACCTTAAATCATATGAATCttgttttaatgtattttgTATTCACTTTCCAAcaataagtttacatatttatatgttgtttgatatatttaaagaaatatttttctctaatttttgtttatgatttaatattcttatttttaagatatagttatataaatttttaatctataatatcatacttataatattttattacgtAAGGTTTTAACCGCCTAAACTCGCTTAAACCTCGACTAAGCGTTATAGGTACTGGATTACCGCCTACCTTTTTCTtgaacattaatatattttgctttttttagaataataaaatccTTCGATTTTACATAATCACTAGAACAATCATTTGAAACATTCCAAATTTAAGTATTGGTCAAGATTGAGTGCTTAAAATGGGTAGTGTTCCATGGCTGATATTACTGATGAGCTTATTTGGCTTAAGCAGTTGCTATTTGATCTTGGAGTCAAGAGTACTGAACTTATTATCATGCATTGTGATAACGACCGCTAAATTTGGAGATTGCACCCAAAActatattatcttcaaaaagCCATAAAAAAGACCGGTGAGGATGTTGAAATTGCTACAATTGCGGTGAAAAGACCGGTGAACAATAACACCTATCGAATATGCTACATCTATTGGCTTTTCCTAGGTTATCTACAAGTAGATTCACTTGTTCTAAACAACGTTTTAcatggaaaataagaaaattaagcaTCACCAACATCTGCAAGGATCTTCTCTATTGGACAACAAAAACTACATTGTCATCAGTTCCAGCATGTAAAACGAGATTCTAGTCCCGCAGCACATTTATTAACAAAGGATCAATTTATCCAACTTTCCATTTGCTTCGAATTGTATTGCAATTCCTATTTGGTTAACTGATATATTGCATCGGGATAATGTAACTGAACATcagatcaatatatatatatattcagctttgctagaaaaaccaaaaaatatcaattactatattttaatgAAGTCATTACTAATACAACTGTCCATTGGCTTTAAactccaaaaaataaataaaggaataAATAAAGGAATGAACTTTGTCCATTTTTTCTTCCGTTTAGAGAAATAAagaattatgaaaagaaaaaaaatgtataaaagctACGATAATTTAGTGGAATTATGGGTAAAGCAAAGGGAAGGGTTATGATGATTAGTTGTTTTGTGTAGATTGATAAGTTTGATGAAGACATCAATCTCGCAGGCAATCCTTAAGGCTCCTTCGTACGAGTGTCCAAATTCTTCCTCAGACAACCTTAGTAGATCCTCAAACATTGGGTGGTTTAGCAAATTAGCCTCAACCTCTAGCTTGCATTGACTCTCTTTATCTTTACCTACGTAAACCCGAACTCTCCCTTCCTCTGGTAATGCCGATGTTCTCGGAGACACATAGTTCTTGGCTCCGCACCATAGTAGCTTCTTCACCAagcttctcattctcttctgACTGGTTGGTATTAAACTtctgactttgttttttttttgtttctcctctCTTAGAATAATGTGTGTTTTTCGTTTGTAATTGTAAGATAACAATATTGTGGatatacacatttatatatgtatgtatacacAAGTGTTGTTGGGTTTACGTagtgaacaagaaaaaaaggagaaaggtCTAACGTTTTTATGAAGAAGCTGCGGAGAATCAGATCGTTTGTCGCACCGACTCTAATTTACTTGGCTTGCAGCTGAATAAGCTAAACCAAACCGGTGGTTTAGTATTGGCATATATTTACCAATTTGCACAATTCAAACCACGACGCAATAGATGAAAAtacaaactaacaaaaatagaGTGGCAAGATTTTGTTGAAGTAACGAGATCTTCGGGAATAAAGAGTTTTAAATACCAATTTGATCGACTGTGAAATTTGGTTAACTGGTCGAACCATTGATACTGACCGATCCGACTCGAGTCGAGAATAGAAAGATTCTGAAAGCCAGCGATTTGGCAGATAGGAATGGATGACTAGACGTGGCTCTCTTTCTTTAATAATATGATCATTTTAATATACCATCTCTAGAATGGGTTTATATATTAGTCTATTTTAATTATCATCCCAACTTGTTCGgacaaattttataatatattattttatcataGCTGGattattatatgtatttttgcTATATCTTATATAATGATTGCACCATGTTATACCCATGAACTGATTTAGTTTGCAAAATAATTCGATATTGTTTCgtgtatttttgtaaaatttgtaattttattttattgtagcTTTAGAAAAAGtagttatttgtattttttgtcctatgaaaagaaaaatgtttttgttttttttttgttttttttttgtttttttgtacatctctttaaattaaaaagtttaaatatgaaCACCATATGTATCTTAATAATATCCCATCAAATAAGATATGTGGATTAACAAAGatgttataatattaattagaaagtTAAGGACATAAATTCCAACGGATTAGACCTTTAGCCAGCAGATTTAGGGCTAAATGTAAGGTGCNATGTTTCTTATAAGCTTCAAGTATTTCCCCATATAAGTTGCATCTTTAACTGTAGGTTATCCATGCGTTATAAGACTCGCCCTTGTTGTGTTTGGTCAGTTCATTTTCAGTAGTAAgctggtttttaaaaagatggtCTGTGTCTGATATAATATTGTAGTCCTTGCAAAAAATTTGTGAACTGTGCAGAGGCGGTGGTAGAGGAGGGAAAGGCTATGGTAGTGGTGGGGGAgacagaagaagagataaatgTGGTTCAGGGCCAGAAAGAAACCACCATGGGGGAAACCGGTCTCCTCCATatttagagaaagagaaatcaaTGAATCAGCTGTTATGTGTTCTAAGATTTTTTGTGCTAACTCACTCGCCGAGGCTATATTTACTGAAGGTTTCTCTGGAGGATGTGTACCTTGGAACAATGAAGAAGCTTGAACTCACTCAAGATCCTGTACTTGTCAAGTTTGTCTCTATTCTTTGtgatgttagttttattttgtttaagactTGGTGGCACTTTGTTATGTaagatttttttgattaatgtaattttaaggTTATGTACTgtatgttgattattttatgaaatataaaaatataaatctaattaaataaaatttgaaaaaaaaatattacgataataaataaaatagcactaattttgtgatacaataaaatatattataacctTCGATTAGTGCTATGATATAGCTATGGTAGAAGCTCCTAGCATAGCGTGTAAAATGACTTACAACATAGCGTGTAAAatgatttataatattatttttttaaaataagaaaaacgtGATAACAAAGTATTTCGCTATTGCTATAGTAGAAGGCTCTACAATAGCATACATATCCGGCGCTATTGTATGTGTGGTACCTACGATAATAGGGACCTAACATAGCGTTTGTGAAAAAGCTATGAATAACGTATTATAGCGTTTCTCTAATGCTATCAATGtagatatttgttgtagtgaaaATAACCCTTTCATctattcattttcaaaaatacccctttttaaatatgaaaaattataaagttttatatggtTCACAAGGTACTTCTAAATAATAACTACTACCTCTAGACTTAAccaa harbors:
- the LOC109130414 gene encoding auxin-responsive protein SAUR15-like, giving the protein MRSLVKKLLWCGAKNYVSPRTSALPEEGRVRVYVGKDKESQCKLEVEANLLNHPMFEDLLRLSEEEFGHSYEGALRIACEIDVFIKLINLHKTTNHHNPSLCFTHNSTKLS